The following proteins are encoded in a genomic region of Sulfurovum indicum:
- a CDS encoding toxin-antitoxin system YwqK family antitoxin, producing MHKLLYTGLIVSTLLQAELFTEYFNNGAVKSRIEYKDGTRTKTSRGVKEGWEKIYYETGQLAYEVKNTAGRRNGTLKWFDRQGKLLEILHYQNGQRHGINKLFYHDGTLRSEVTYLFDNKEGPYREYFSSGELALEVNYKNNRKEGVQKEYFKNGKLSSEVLYVNGYKEGRQKWYDENGTLIRTEAFKMDRPIEILKKLKEKKPDATEMLLQKLDFNPQHHRAQ from the coding sequence ATGCATAAGTTGCTTTACACAGGGCTCATTGTCTCTACCCTCCTGCAGGCTGAACTCTTTACAGAGTACTTTAACAACGGTGCAGTAAAATCACGTATCGAATATAAAGATGGTACTCGGACCAAAACCTCCAGAGGAGTTAAAGAGGGGTGGGAGAAAATATACTATGAAACCGGTCAACTGGCCTATGAGGTCAAAAATACCGCAGGCAGGCGAAATGGAACACTCAAATGGTTCGATCGGCAGGGAAAACTACTTGAGATACTGCATTATCAAAATGGCCAGCGCCATGGTATCAACAAACTTTTTTACCATGACGGTACTCTGCGTTCAGAGGTGACCTACCTTTTTGATAACAAAGAGGGACCCTACAGAGAGTATTTCAGCAGTGGTGAACTCGCCCTGGAAGTGAACTATAAAAATAACCGCAAAGAAGGAGTACAAAAAGAGTACTTCAAAAATGGAAAACTCTCTTCGGAAGTACTTTATGTTAACGGATACAAAGAAGGTAGACAAAAGTGGTATGATGAGAACGGAACATTGATACGTACTGAGGCTTTTAAAATGGACCGTCCCATTGAAATACTTAAAAAACTGAAAGAGAAAAAACCTGATGCAACGGAAATGCTGCTTCAGAAGCTGGATTTCAACCCACAGCACCATAGAGCACAGTAG
- a CDS encoding toxin-antitoxin system YwqK family antitoxin, with protein sequence MKACFTFLSVLLTAGSLQASLQELPCRAPQQHIIEDHAARSVYKNCKRNGMTWWYNDKGGIKSKVNFKNGKEEGVYTSYHDNGKVKLTVNYTNGQKNGIQYIYYDNGQLGSRVNYVNGRREGLMTEWDYTGYKSSEVFYKHNYKVGLKKYYDKHGKVIMTETYKMDRNPVMVRYLKNKRKEIEIDLVKYGLIPEKKPDTAIKH encoded by the coding sequence ATGAAAGCCTGTTTCACATTTTTGTCCGTACTTTTAACAGCCGGAAGCCTTCAAGCTTCTCTCCAGGAGCTGCCATGCCGTGCTCCACAGCAACATATCATAGAGGACCATGCGGCCAGATCTGTGTATAAAAACTGTAAACGCAACGGTATGACATGGTGGTATAACGACAAAGGGGGCATCAAATCAAAAGTCAATTTCAAAAATGGAAAAGAAGAGGGAGTCTATACCTCCTATCATGATAACGGAAAAGTAAAACTCACTGTCAACTACACCAACGGTCAAAAAAACGGGATACAGTATATCTATTATGACAATGGACAGCTTGGAAGCCGGGTCAACTATGTCAACGGCCGCCGAGAAGGCTTAATGACAGAATGGGACTACACGGGGTACAAATCTTCCGAAGTATTCTATAAACACAACTATAAAGTCGGTCTTAAAAAATATTATGACAAACATGGGAAAGTTATCATGACGGAAACATACAAAATGGACCGCAATCCCGTAATGGTAAGATACCTCAAAAATAAACGAAAAGAGATTGAAATAGATCTTGTAAAGTATGGCCTTATTCCTGAAAAAAAACCTGACACTGCAATAAAGCATTAG
- a CDS encoding shikimate dehydrogenase, which translates to MTKELFAIFGNPVSHSKSPLMHNLAFKGLGIDGCYSRYKLNNGERLKEVFFALGLKGINITVPHKEHAYQACDELDPFAQKVGAVNTIVEKRGKLYGYNTDAPGFLKAIAEFEDVKSVLFLGAGGTAQSTAVILKEAGYEVTILNRSAGRLEKFKAEDFKTATFDTFVPQNYDLVINMTSAGLEDESLPAPQELLDMVIPHAKACVDVIYGKETPFLKLAKHHGKPTKDGSDMLLYQGIIAFEYFTDHQYTFNEIRHYMKKAFIL; encoded by the coding sequence ATGACCAAGGAACTCTTTGCAATCTTTGGGAATCCTGTATCCCACTCCAAGTCTCCTCTGATGCACAATCTTGCATTTAAGGGTCTCGGGATCGATGGATGCTATAGCCGTTATAAATTGAACAATGGAGAAAGACTTAAAGAGGTTTTTTTTGCACTGGGGCTTAAGGGCATCAATATTACCGTACCACACAAAGAGCATGCTTATCAGGCCTGTGATGAACTTGACCCTTTTGCACAAAAGGTCGGTGCCGTCAATACCATTGTGGAAAAAAGGGGGAAACTCTACGGCTACAATACCGATGCACCCGGCTTCCTAAAAGCTATAGCAGAATTTGAAGATGTCAAAAGCGTTCTTTTTCTGGGAGCTGGAGGAACAGCCCAGTCTACTGCTGTGATCCTAAAAGAGGCAGGGTATGAAGTAACCATTCTAAACCGCAGTGCAGGACGTTTGGAGAAATTTAAGGCAGAGGACTTCAAGACTGCTACATTCGACACTTTCGTCCCACAAAACTATGACCTTGTCATCAACATGACCTCAGCGGGGCTCGAAGATGAGAGTCTGCCTGCACCGCAGGAGCTGCTCGATATGGTAATTCCCCATGCCAAAGCCTGTGTCGATGTCATCTATGGTAAAGAGACTCCCTTTTTGAAACTGGCCAAACATCACGGTAAACCTACCAAGGACGGAAGTGATATGCTGCTCTACCAGGGCATCATTGCTTTTGAGTATTTTACAGATCATCAATATACTTTCAATGAGATCAGGCACTATATGAAAAAAGCTTTTATTCTATAA
- a CDS encoding efflux RND transporter permease subunit, with amino-acid sequence MFEKLLRFFVENSRLNYFLFISVFLTGIILYTKTPKEIFPSFELDMVSVNGHYAGASIDMLDKMAVREIEEQIRNIDGIDKMATIISAGKFNIILELEKRVDKYNIADKVKDTVTLARQYLPSDMDEPTVKVLDIKRNLMRIAVSSDEVTHAELVEAANELKERITALKHIAEVTIYGDSDKYYDIKLNAEKIQALGLDENSLINVLSGVSYIYPAGTIEDEKKGFYYLSTYNGPKDAQSLLESRIEVEGKTLYVKDIATVAKRYEDTETLYSIDTQNALDLNIKQSPAGNALELSEAIEILVREHNANHPEITYTIHNDRSTAIKDRLNIIVSNILLGLILITLLMVLLINKRMAFIIFLGIPTSFVMGAAYLYFAGYSINMISLIGVLIALGIIVDDAIVVSENIQQHIEEGILPKEAAVLGAKEMFKPVTIASVTTLFAFIPALMLHGTMGEVIKLIPIAVSVLVLASLIESFIFLPIHAAHVLNKKEKTTSWRRANILYSRIIHYFMKRRKRFLALFVILVPILTIWGVKMSKFQMFPKFDATSLTLTLKANVNTTTEETLRYLKKIEEDLFENKDLFFIDHIGSVAGWRRDSAGNSETYPYVGQMVIELKKLKAQNFVDRFITPALSFYYDSTGRSREEKSRIIAKRLRKFIEEKEYKERFGLSDLAIVEKKVGPIKSDLKVGLVSNDSQKVMYFSEKIQEKLNKIKGVVSVNNSMNYGRDEIKLQVNTYGESLGLNEKQIGSLLADAFLERRIAIAFDNSDLLEIKVRSEEKETLEALENFRLKLSNGSFVSLKEVVSFRKIRSFEKIIKDGGIKNFYIYANVDSKTITATEVLERLSTILEEAKQAGIKIVLKGEAEKKQELKNDMILAGSVAMVLIMLSLLYLFNSFRETFMMMSVIPFAFLGVLIGHFLLGINLSMPSIIGMLGLSGVVINDGIIMVMNLKKAQTIDDIFLYASKRFRPIILTSITTLIGLSTLIFFPTGQAAIFQPMAIALGFGLAWGTVLNLLYLPVLYTILNEKRLAR; translated from the coding sequence ATGTTCGAAAAACTTTTACGTTTCTTCGTTGAGAACAGCCGCCTCAACTATTTTCTCTTCATCTCCGTTTTTCTAACAGGAATCATACTCTACACTAAAACCCCCAAAGAGATTTTCCCTTCATTTGAACTCGACATGGTCTCTGTAAACGGACATTATGCCGGAGCCTCCATCGATATGCTTGACAAAATGGCAGTACGTGAGATAGAAGAACAAATCAGGAACATTGACGGGATCGACAAGATGGCAACTATCATCTCTGCAGGCAAGTTCAATATTATTCTAGAACTGGAAAAACGTGTCGACAAATACAATATCGCTGACAAGGTCAAAGATACAGTAACACTTGCCAGACAGTACCTGCCTTCAGATATGGATGAACCCACCGTCAAAGTACTCGATATCAAACGTAATCTGATGCGTATTGCCGTCTCTTCCGATGAAGTAACACATGCAGAACTTGTAGAAGCGGCAAATGAGCTCAAAGAGAGGATCACTGCACTCAAGCATATTGCAGAAGTAACCATCTACGGTGATTCGGACAAGTACTATGATATCAAACTCAATGCTGAAAAGATACAAGCTCTGGGACTCGATGAGAACAGTCTCATTAACGTACTCTCAGGAGTAAGCTATATCTACCCCGCAGGGACCATAGAGGATGAGAAAAAAGGCTTCTACTACCTCTCTACATATAACGGTCCGAAAGATGCCCAGTCACTGCTTGAAAGCCGTATAGAGGTCGAAGGAAAGACTCTTTACGTCAAAGATATCGCTACTGTGGCCAAACGCTATGAAGATACCGAAACTCTCTACTCCATCGATACCCAAAATGCCCTTGATCTCAACATCAAACAGAGCCCTGCAGGAAATGCACTGGAGCTCTCAGAAGCAATAGAGATACTGGTCAGGGAACATAATGCAAACCATCCCGAGATCACCTATACGATCCACAATGACCGCTCCACTGCCATCAAAGACCGTCTGAACATCATTGTCTCCAATATCCTTCTTGGACTTATTCTCATCACACTGCTCATGGTACTGCTTATCAACAAACGGATGGCCTTCATCATCTTTTTAGGGATCCCAACCTCCTTTGTCATGGGTGCGGCCTATCTCTACTTTGCAGGATACAGCATTAACATGATCTCCCTGATTGGTGTACTCATTGCACTGGGGATCATTGTTGATGATGCCATCGTTGTCAGTGAGAACATCCAGCAGCATATTGAAGAGGGAATACTGCCAAAAGAAGCAGCGGTCCTTGGAGCCAAAGAGATGTTCAAGCCGGTTACCATCGCATCGGTCACCACTCTTTTTGCCTTTATCCCTGCACTGATGCTGCATGGGACAATGGGAGAAGTAATCAAGCTGATTCCCATTGCAGTGTCTGTACTGGTCCTTGCTTCTCTGATTGAATCGTTTATCTTTTTGCCTATTCATGCAGCCCATGTGCTGAACAAAAAAGAAAAAACCACTTCATGGAGACGTGCCAACATACTTTACAGCAGAATCATCCACTACTTTATGAAGCGGCGAAAACGCTTTTTGGCACTCTTTGTCATTCTGGTACCGATACTGACAATTTGGGGAGTAAAGATGAGTAAATTCCAAATGTTTCCAAAGTTCGATGCTACATCATTGACACTCACACTCAAAGCCAATGTCAATACAACTACTGAAGAGACACTCCGCTATCTCAAAAAGATCGAAGAAGATCTCTTTGAGAACAAAGATCTCTTCTTTATCGATCATATAGGATCCGTTGCAGGATGGAGACGTGACAGTGCAGGCAATTCTGAAACCTACCCCTATGTGGGGCAAATGGTCATTGAGCTGAAAAAGCTCAAGGCTCAGAATTTTGTTGACCGATTCATCACACCGGCACTAAGTTTTTACTATGATTCAACCGGGCGTAGCAGAGAGGAGAAGTCACGCATAATAGCCAAACGGCTTCGTAAATTTATTGAAGAAAAAGAATACAAAGAACGTTTCGGGCTTAGTGATCTTGCCATAGTGGAAAAAAAGGTCGGTCCTATAAAATCCGATCTTAAGGTCGGCCTTGTCAGTAACGACAGCCAGAAAGTAATGTACTTTTCAGAAAAAATTCAGGAAAAACTGAACAAGATCAAGGGAGTTGTCTCAGTCAATAACAGTATGAACTATGGACGTGATGAGATCAAACTGCAGGTCAATACCTATGGTGAATCCTTAGGGTTGAATGAAAAACAGATTGGATCACTACTTGCTGATGCCTTTTTGGAACGGCGTATCGCCATAGCATTTGACAACAGTGACCTGCTCGAAATCAAAGTACGCAGTGAAGAGAAGGAGACACTCGAGGCACTTGAGAACTTCAGACTCAAACTCAGCAACGGTAGCTTCGTTTCTCTCAAAGAGGTTGTCTCCTTCCGCAAAATACGCTCTTTTGAAAAGATCATCAAAGATGGTGGTATCAAGAATTTCTATATCTATGCCAATGTTGACAGTAAAACGATCACTGCAACAGAAGTGTTGGAAAGACTCAGTACTATTTTGGAAGAGGCCAAACAGGCAGGGATCAAAATCGTTCTCAAAGGAGAAGCAGAAAAAAAACAGGAACTCAAAAACGATATGATACTTGCCGGTTCAGTTGCAATGGTACTCATTATGCTCTCCCTTCTCTACCTCTTCAACTCTTTCAGGGAGACTTTCATGATGATGTCTGTGATCCCTTTTGCTTTTTTGGGTGTACTCATCGGACATTTTCTACTGGGGATCAATCTCTCTATGCCATCCATTATTGGCATGCTTGGACTCTCCGGAGTCGTTATCAATGACGGGATCATTATGGTCATGAATCTTAAAAAAGCACAAACAATCGATGATATTTTTCTCTATGCATCAAAACGTTTCAGACCGATTATTCTAACTTCGATAACGACATTAATTGGCCTGAGTACACTGATCTTCTTTCCGACAGGACAAGCTGCTATCTTTCAGCCTATGGCTATTGCTCTTGGTTTTGGACTTGCATGGGGAACCGTGCTCAACCTTCTCTATCTTCCGGTACTCTATACAATACTGAATGAAAAAAGGTTGGCCAGGTAA
- a CDS encoding serine hydroxymethyltransferase, with amino-acid sequence MSYALETFDPEIFQAIEKERERQTDHLEMIASENFTIPAVMEAMGSVFTNKYAEGYPHKRYYGGCEYADVVEQLAIDRACKLFDCKFANVQPHSGSQANGAVYAALLKPYDKILGMDLSHGGHLTHGSKPSFSGKNYQSFTYGVELDGRINYDRVMDIAKIVQPKIIVCGASAYAREIDFKKFREIADEVGAILFADIAHIAGLVCAGEHPSPFPYADVVTTTTHKTLAGPRGGMIMTNNEEIAKKINSAIFPGLQGGPLVHVVAAKAVGFKHNLSDEWKVYAKQVKANAKKLAEVLVARGYDVVSGGTDNHLVLVSFLNKTFSGKDADAALGAAGITVNKNTVPGETRSPFVTSGIRIGSPALTSRGMKEAEFEIIANKIADVLDNINDTALHTKIKEEMKELASNFVIYDKPIY; translated from the coding sequence ATGTCTTATGCCCTAGAAACTTTTGACCCTGAAATTTTTCAAGCTATTGAAAAGGAAAGAGAGAGACAGACAGATCATCTTGAAATGATCGCATCTGAGAACTTTACCATCCCAGCCGTTATGGAAGCGATGGGTTCGGTTTTTACCAACAAATATGCGGAAGGCTATCCGCATAAAAGATACTATGGAGGATGTGAATATGCCGATGTCGTTGAGCAACTGGCGATCGACAGAGCCTGTAAGCTCTTTGACTGTAAATTTGCCAACGTACAACCCCATTCCGGTTCACAGGCAAACGGTGCCGTTTACGCTGCCCTGCTAAAGCCTTACGACAAGATCCTCGGTATGGATCTCAGCCACGGCGGTCACCTTACACACGGAAGCAAACCGAGCTTTTCAGGGAAGAACTACCAAAGCTTTACTTACGGTGTTGAACTTGACGGCCGTATCAACTATGACAGAGTGATGGACATTGCCAAGATTGTTCAACCAAAGATCATTGTATGCGGTGCCTCTGCCTATGCCAGAGAGATCGACTTCAAAAAATTCAGAGAGATTGCTGACGAAGTAGGCGCAATCTTGTTTGCAGATATCGCTCACATTGCCGGTCTGGTCTGTGCCGGTGAGCACCCAAGTCCATTCCCGTACGCCGATGTAGTGACCACTACAACACACAAAACACTTGCAGGACCACGCGGCGGTATGATCATGACAAACAATGAAGAGATCGCCAAGAAGATCAATTCTGCAATCTTCCCGGGTCTTCAAGGGGGACCGCTTGTGCATGTTGTTGCAGCCAAAGCAGTCGGTTTCAAACATAACTTGAGTGATGAGTGGAAAGTTTATGCAAAACAGGTTAAAGCCAATGCAAAAAAACTGGCTGAAGTACTGGTTGCCCGTGGCTATGATGTCGTTTCAGGCGGAACGGACAACCACCTTGTACTTGTCTCTTTCCTTAACAAAACGTTCAGTGGAAAAGATGCAGATGCTGCACTGGGTGCAGCCGGGATTACGGTAAATAAAAACACAGTTCCCGGTGAAACAAGATCGCCATTTGTAACTTCCGGTATCCGTATCGGTTCTCCGGCGCTTACCAGCCGTGGAATGAAAGAGGCAGAGTTTGAGATCATCGCCAATAAGATAGCCGATGTGCTTGACAACATCAATGATACAGCACTTCATACGAAGATCAAAGAGGAGATGAAGGAGCTTGCTTCCAACTTCGTCATCTATGATAAACCGATTTACTAA
- a CDS encoding anthranilate synthase component I family protein gives MYKTVLFDQLTPVALYGKIKQLFPDEITMLFESVVNTSDGNFSFITIGTKERLVYQNRTTTYTDANGESRILNEDPFSFMKSYYAKIDRNAYKAKAQEVGFSFVDGFIGFIAYDMVKVFEPVLEESMDPLRDTLHTPDLDLVRPKIIIAYSHKSAKLTFILNDESMKEELKQIEKLLLDTFTPLPLIPVALEEEGKFSIDEERFKQLVAESKESIRAGDIFQILLSNRYTQKGKIDPLSFYRVLRSKNPSPYLFLLDYEDFSICGSSPEVMIRLTDGEILLRPIAGTRKRGKNIKRDKELEIEMLNDPKECAEHLMLIDLGRNDVGRVAKTGSVKVTDMMRVEKYSHVMHMVSDVEALIRDDKDMFDLFAATFTAGTMTGAPKIKAMELIAKFEGLKRGFYSGAVGYFSFTGDMDSAIAIRTSLINTEGITLQAGAGVVADSKPELEYLEVKNKLGALLATLKEMETLQP, from the coding sequence ATGTATAAAACTGTTCTTTTTGACCAACTGACCCCTGTAGCCCTTTACGGAAAGATCAAACAGCTCTTCCCCGATGAAATTACAATGCTCTTTGAAAGTGTGGTTAACACCAGTGACGGGAACTTCTCCTTTATTACTATCGGCACCAAAGAACGTCTTGTCTATCAAAACAGGACAACAACCTATACAGATGCCAATGGAGAGAGCAGAATACTGAATGAAGACCCTTTTTCTTTTATGAAATCCTACTATGCCAAGATTGACCGGAATGCCTACAAAGCAAAAGCGCAAGAGGTTGGTTTCTCTTTTGTTGACGGCTTTATCGGTTTTATTGCATATGACATGGTCAAGGTCTTTGAACCGGTACTGGAAGAGAGTATGGATCCGTTACGAGATACCCTGCACACACCCGACCTTGATCTTGTACGCCCAAAGATCATCATTGCCTACTCTCATAAAAGTGCCAAGCTCACTTTCATCCTCAATGATGAGAGTATGAAAGAAGAACTTAAACAGATAGAAAAGCTGCTCCTTGATACCTTTACACCGCTTCCACTTATACCAGTAGCATTGGAAGAAGAAGGAAAATTCAGTATTGACGAAGAACGATTCAAACAACTGGTTGCTGAATCCAAAGAGAGTATCCGTGCAGGAGACATTTTCCAGATCCTTCTCTCTAACCGCTATACACAGAAAGGGAAAATTGATCCACTCAGTTTCTACCGTGTACTGCGTTCGAAGAACCCTTCTCCCTATCTTTTTCTTCTTGACTATGAAGATTTCTCCATTTGCGGCTCCAGCCCTGAAGTAATGATAAGACTCACCGACGGAGAGATTCTGCTCCGCCCTATTGCCGGAACACGTAAACGGGGCAAAAACATCAAGCGCGACAAAGAGCTTGAGATCGAAATGCTGAACGATCCAAAGGAGTGTGCAGAGCATCTTATGCTCATTGATCTTGGGCGTAATGATGTGGGACGTGTTGCAAAGACAGGCAGCGTTAAAGTGACCGATATGATGCGTGTAGAAAAGTATTCCCATGTGATGCATATGGTCTCTGATGTTGAAGCGCTTATCAGGGACGATAAAGATATGTTCGACCTCTTTGCAGCAACTTTCACTGCAGGAACCATGACTGGTGCACCAAAGATCAAAGCCATGGAGCTTATTGCCAAATTCGAAGGGCTTAAACGCGGATTCTATTCTGGTGCAGTGGGCTATTTCTCCTTCACCGGCGATATGGACTCGGCCATTGCCATCAGAACCTCTCTGATCAACACTGAAGGGATCACCCTGCAGGCTGGCGCAGGTGTCGTTGCTGATTCCAAACCCGAACTGGAATACCTTGAAGTCAAAAACAAACTGGGAGCTCTTTTGGCTACGCTCAAAGAGATGGAAACGCTCCAGCCATGA
- a CDS encoding cation:proton antiporter gives MIVMQAHDFFLILLLILIGARIFAELFIRLGLPPVLGELAAGLVLGPTFLGWVTLNDTIKLIAEIGIILLLFDVGLDTDLKRLKESGWNATLVAIGGFVLPLMLGTVVAYYVFNLSLISSLFIGGTITATSIGITVRVLKDLKKNQSLEGEIVLGAAVLDDIFGVVLLAILYDFSQSGEVNFVDTGRIFLFIIVFFVTAPIAAKMIAILIHKYEGQTNYPGLIPTAIISLVLFFAWLAHQMGAPEIIGGFAAGLALSRRFFLPFGAILHENQAFSDKIEKQISPIVYLFTPIFFVTVGVSINMQEINWGASHVWLFGGSILIVAVIGKMIFPFLLKSIPSYKKVIVGLSMVPRGEVGLIFAEIGRASNIFTNEIYAALILVIVLTTMLPPFLIKLVYGKNKAR, from the coding sequence ATGATTGTTATGCAGGCACATGATTTTTTTCTGATATTACTACTGATATTGATAGGAGCACGTATCTTTGCCGAGCTCTTTATCAGACTCGGACTTCCTCCTGTCCTTGGAGAGTTGGCGGCCGGGCTGGTTCTCGGTCCTACTTTTTTGGGCTGGGTAACGTTGAATGATACTATTAAACTGATTGCTGAAATAGGTATTATCCTGTTACTGTTTGATGTGGGACTGGATACTGACCTCAAACGTCTAAAAGAGAGTGGTTGGAATGCAACTCTTGTTGCTATAGGAGGTTTTGTACTTCCTTTAATGCTTGGAACAGTAGTGGCATATTATGTTTTTAATCTCTCTCTGATCTCATCACTCTTTATTGGGGGTACTATTACGGCGACGAGTATCGGAATTACTGTACGTGTACTCAAAGATTTGAAGAAAAATCAGAGTCTGGAAGGTGAGATCGTTCTTGGAGCTGCCGTGCTGGATGATATTTTTGGTGTTGTTCTGCTGGCAATTCTTTACGATTTTTCTCAAAGTGGTGAGGTCAACTTTGTTGATACCGGTCGGATTTTCCTGTTCATTATTGTTTTTTTTGTTACAGCGCCGATTGCAGCAAAAATGATTGCGATCTTAATCCATAAATATGAAGGACAGACGAATTACCCGGGGTTGATCCCCACGGCTATTATCTCACTGGTACTTTTTTTCGCATGGTTGGCACATCAGATGGGTGCACCGGAGATCATTGGCGGGTTTGCGGCAGGTTTGGCACTCTCAAGGCGTTTCTTTTTACCGTTTGGTGCAATACTCCATGAAAACCAGGCGTTTTCGGACAAGATAGAAAAGCAGATCAGCCCGATAGTCTACCTTTTTACACCTATTTTCTTTGTAACGGTCGGGGTCTCTATCAATATGCAGGAGATTAACTGGGGAGCATCCCATGTTTGGCTTTTTGGCGGGTCGATTCTGATTGTTGCGGTGATCGGGAAAATGATCTTCCCTTTTTTACTTAAATCAATACCTTCCTATAAGAAAGTAATTGTCGGACTCTCCATGGTGCCGCGTGGTGAAGTGGGATTGATCTTTGCAGAGATCGGCCGTGCAAGTAATATTTTTACCAATGAGATTTATGCTGCGCTGATTTTGGTGATTGTGCTTACCACCATGCTTCCACCGTTTCTGATTAAATTAGTATATGGGAAGAATAAAGCCAGATAG
- a CDS encoding SPOR domain-containing protein — MNDHNLDDLIIDTPTKKGGKVKGFLTITALFIVVLIVAIILTRIILKDPGEDHAALLENDTEIISPELTLQHTDEESKQDEIALSEMIKEEMEAPQKASETLSEKTTDTHTEKVAKKETVVNEEKQPESLPRTKTAATLKTPEKKPLISKASTAKKEHAGTAAETTSLPKVKAVTKQKPKRVTPAKNEHNTFYIQVGSFSKAPSSDSRLITAIKKQGYRYKIITANGMKKVLVGPYKSRADVDRALARIRDLINKSAFVVKK; from the coding sequence ATGAACGATCACAATTTAGATGACCTCATTATCGACACTCCTACAAAAAAAGGTGGTAAAGTCAAAGGATTCCTGACCATCACAGCACTCTTTATTGTTGTACTGATCGTAGCTATTATCCTTACCAGAATCATCCTCAAGGATCCCGGTGAAGATCATGCTGCACTGCTGGAGAACGATACAGAAATAATCAGTCCGGAACTCACCCTTCAGCATACTGACGAAGAGAGCAAACAAGATGAGATCGCACTTTCGGAAATGATAAAAGAGGAGATGGAAGCACCACAAAAAGCTTCTGAAACACTGTCTGAAAAAACTACAGATACACACACGGAAAAGGTTGCAAAAAAAGAGACAGTAGTTAACGAAGAAAAACAGCCGGAAAGTCTACCGAGAACAAAAACAGCTGCAACACTCAAAACACCAGAAAAAAAACCTCTTATATCCAAAGCGTCAACAGCTAAAAAAGAGCATGCCGGGACAGCTGCAGAAACAACTTCTCTACCTAAAGTAAAAGCGGTTACAAAACAAAAACCAAAGAGAGTCACACCGGCTAAAAATGAACATAATACCTTCTATATACAGGTAGGCTCTTTCTCCAAAGCACCTAGCAGCGATTCACGTCTGATCACTGCGATCAAAAAACAGGGATATCGATATAAGATCATTACTGCAAACGGTATGAAAAAAGTACTTGTAGGACCATATAAAAGCAGAGCAGATGTGGACAGAGCACTGGCACGTATCCGTGACCTCATTAACAAAAGCGCATTTGTCGTTAAAAAATAA
- a CDS encoding DUF2238 domain-containing protein — protein sequence MPRSHKIVYTLYIVVWVIMAINPKYREDWLLENILVFIVFPLVVWMDHKHRYTLTSIIFLLIFASLHSLGSHFTYAEMEYFDTITQFFGFERNHFDRVVHFLFGLLVFRILFEMTTAGITHIKKALFFVFILIIAVSALYEILEWLAMIVFHPELGIAFMGTQGDIWDGHKDTVAAMIGASVNLFFYKSYKKLFRSKV from the coding sequence ATGCCAAGATCACACAAAATAGTCTACACCCTCTATATCGTTGTATGGGTGATCATGGCGATCAACCCTAAATACCGTGAAGACTGGCTGCTTGAAAACATATTGGTGTTTATTGTCTTTCCTTTGGTCGTCTGGATGGACCATAAGCACCGTTATACACTTACAAGTATCATCTTCCTTCTTATTTTTGCCAGCCTGCACTCTCTGGGATCGCACTTTACCTATGCCGAAATGGAATACTTTGATACCATAACACAGTTTTTTGGTTTTGAAAGAAATCATTTTGACCGGGTGGTACATTTTCTCTTTGGTCTGTTGGTTTTTCGGATACTTTTTGAAATGACCACGGCAGGGATCACCCATATTAAAAAAGCACTCTTTTTTGTTTTTATCCTGATCATTGCTGTTTCAGCACTGTATGAGATACTGGAATGGCTTGCAATGATCGTTTTTCATCCGGAACTTGGCATTGCATTTATGGGAACCCAGGGAGATATATGGGATGGACACAAAGATACTGTAGCTGCGATGATAGGTGCGTCTGTCAATCTGTTTTTTTATAAAAGTTATAAGAAACTGTTCCGAAGCAAGGTGTAA